DNA from Streptomyces canus:
CTGGCACCGTTCAAGCGGGCCAGTTTTCCTGCCCCTGCGGCTGCCAGTACGGCGACCACGAGCACAAGCGCGATCGTGAGCAGGACGATGGGGATGGGGTTCACGAGTTCCTCCGTGGTCTGGCCAGCCGGAGTGCCGACAGATCAGACGGTGCCGGTATCGCCGTTCACTCAAGTCCGCAGTGAGCGCTGTTGAACAATGCGCTACAGAGTTGAACACCGCCGCGGGGCAGACGCGCGGTACAGGAGACCGGGGGGTGAGGTGGGGGTGACACCCTTCGATGCGCTGGCCGAGCTGCGCCGGCAGGTGGACCGGGCCCGGGTGGCGGCCGGGCTCACCAAGACCGCGCTGGCCGACCGTACAGCCCTGGGACACGTGCGGATCTCGCGGACTACCGTGCAGCAGTTTTTCCGAGCAGATGGCCCCCTCCCGAGCATGGACACCGTCAATGCCCTCGCGACCGCGTTGAAACTCGACGTGCAGCCTCTGCTCGACCTCCGCGGCCTCGCCGACGGGGCCGGCGGAGGGCAAGCGCCCGTATCGACTACCCCGTCCGCGCATCGCACTCCCAAGGACAGGCCGCGGCAGGCGAGGTCCGAGCCGCGGCTGATTGGGCCGATCCCGCGGGCCGCGCTTGCTTTCCAGCCCCGCAGTGAGACGAACCGGCTACGGGCGATGCTGGACGGTGGCGGCACCGCAGTACTGCACGGGCGGGCAACGTCCGCAGAGGTGGTGGGGGGCGCGCTGGTCGGGATGGGAGGCGTCGGGAAAACCCAACTGGCGGCCGATTACGCCCGGGCGGCCCTGGTTGAGGGGACAGTGGACGTGGTGGTGTGGGTGACCGCCACCGCCCGGTCTGCAGTCGTCGACCGCCTCGCTCAGGCAGCCGGCGAACTGTGCCCCACCGGGCTGAAAGCCCCGGAACAGGCCGCCGCCGCTTTTCTGGCGTGGCTCACGCCGAAGCGATCGACCGTCACACCCGTGCGATGGCTGGTGGTCCTGGACGACCTCACCCATCCCGAGGAGCTGCGCGGGCTGTGGCCGCCGGACAGCCCTCACGGCCGCACCCTGGTCACAACCCGCCGTCAGGACGCCGCCCTCATCGGACCCAACCGCATCTGCCTGGAGGTCGGCCTGTTCACCCCCGAGCAGGCCACCGCCCACCTCACCAATGCCCTCGCGGCCTACGGACGCACCGAGCACGCAGAGGATCTCGCCGCGCTGGCTGCGGACATGGGCCTTCTGCCGCTAGCCCTGTCGCAAGCCGCCGCCTACCTCGCCGACACCGGCACCACCGTCACCACCTACAGGCAGGCGCTCGCCGACCGTGCCACCGCGCTCGGCGAACTCGCCCCCGACCTCCTACCAGACCAGCAGCCCCATACCGTTGCCGCTGCGTGGACGCTGTCCATCGACCATGCCGACACCCTCCGCCCGGTAGGCCTCGCCCGCCCGCTCCTCCAACTGGCCGCATGCCTCGACCCCAACGGCATTCCTCGCACCGTTCTGACCACCACACCGGTCCGCACCTACCTCGCACACCACCGCACCCCCCTGCCCGGCCACTACCCACCGACCGAAACGACGCCCACGCCAGCCGACACCAATCCGGTCTCTGTAGCCGATACCGAGCGAGCGATCAGCGCGCTGCGCCGGCTCAGCCTCATCACCCACGACACACCCGCCGCCGTGCGCGTCCACCAGCTTCTCCAGCACGCCGTACGCGACACCCTCACCGCACACCAGCACGACGAGACCGCCCGCACTGCGGCCGACGCCCTGCTCACCGCCTGGCCCGACATCGAGTGCGACGCCCACCTTGCCCAGGCGCTCCGCGCCAACACCACCGTGCTTATCAAACATGCACAGGACGCCCTGTACCGACCAGACGCCCACGGGGTGCTGTACCAGGCTGGCAACAGCCTGGGCCGGATAGGCCAGGACGCCGCCGCCCGCGACTTCTTTCAGTACCTCACGGACACGACCACCTCGTACCTCGGCGCCAACCACACCGACACCCTTGTCGCTCGCGCCAACCTCGCCTACTGGCAAGGGGCAACGGGGGATGCGGTCGGCGCCGCAGACGCCTTCGCCGACCTGCTGGAGGACGCGGCTCGGGTGTTCGGCGACGACCACCCCGATACCTTCACCATCCGAGCGCAACTGGCTGATTGCCGGGGAGCGACGGGGGATGCGGTCGGCGCCGTGGACGCCTTCGCCGACCTGCTCGCTGACCGGACGCGAGTGCTGGGCGAGGACCACCTTGACACCCTGGCCGCCCGCAACAACCTTGCCCTCTGGCGTGGCGAGGCGGGGGATGCGGCCGGTGCTGCAGCGGCCTTCGCCGACCTGCTGGCCGACTGGACCCGGGTGCTCGTCGACGAAGACCACCCCCGGACTCTCGCCACGCGCCACAATCTCGCTCGCTGGCGTGGCGAGGCGGGGGATG
Protein-coding regions in this window:
- a CDS encoding tetratricopeptide repeat protein encodes the protein MTPFDALAELRRQVDRARVAAGLTKTALADRTALGHVRISRTTVQQFFRADGPLPSMDTVNALATALKLDVQPLLDLRGLADGAGGGQAPVSTTPSAHRTPKDRPRQARSEPRLIGPIPRAALAFQPRSETNRLRAMLDGGGTAVLHGRATSAEVVGGALVGMGGVGKTQLAADYARAALVEGTVDVVVWVTATARSAVVDRLAQAAGELCPTGLKAPEQAAAAFLAWLTPKRSTVTPVRWLVVLDDLTHPEELRGLWPPDSPHGRTLVTTRRQDAALIGPNRICLEVGLFTPEQATAHLTNALAAYGRTEHAEDLAALAADMGLLPLALSQAAAYLADTGTTVTTYRQALADRATALGELAPDLLPDQQPHTVAAAWTLSIDHADTLRPVGLARPLLQLAACLDPNGIPRTVLTTTPVRTYLAHHRTPLPGHYPPTETTPTPADTNPVSVADTERAISALRRLSLITHDTPAAVRVHQLLQHAVRDTLTAHQHDETARTAADALLTAWPDIECDAHLAQALRANTTVLIKHAQDALYRPDAHGVLYQAGNSLGRIGQDAAARDFFQYLTDTTTSYLGANHTDTLVARANLAYWQGATGDAVGAADAFADLLEDAARVFGDDHPDTFTIRAQLADCRGATGDAVGAVDAFADLLADRTRVLGEDHLDTLAARNNLALWRGEAGDAAGAAAAFADLLADWTRVLVDEDHPRTLATRHNLARWRGEAGDAAGAAAAFADLLADRTRVLGEDHPDTLITRANLASWRGKAGDAAGAMEAFADLLADLTRVLGEDHPDTLAARNNLARWRGEAREE